The Mixophyes fleayi isolate aMixFle1 chromosome 1, aMixFle1.hap1, whole genome shotgun sequence genome includes a region encoding these proteins:
- the SPRING1 gene encoding SREBP regulating gene protein isoform X2 yields the protein MGARCCFWPLSDIFSHKHLQAERTVRDRTLLQIIDHDQNIHWKIQFNLGNSSRISNQCRNSVQGKLLITDDLGYVCERKELLANGCCNINVARTKQYNCESCLSNGCCSVYEYCVSCCLQPNKQHVLERFLKRAAMGFQNLFMAVEDHFELCLAKCRTSSQSVQHENTYRNPIAKYCYGEHPPELLPM from the exons ATGGGTGCTAGGTGTTGTTTTTGGCCTCTCTCTGATATATTTTCTCACAAGCACCTTCAAGCAG AGAGAACAGTGAGAGACAGAACTCTTCTCCAGATAATTGATCATGACCAAAATATTCATTGGAAAATCCAGTTCAATCTTGGAAACAGCAGCAGGATCAGTAATCAGTGTCGTAACTCTGTTCAGGGCAAGCTACTTATTACAGATGATCTAG GTTATGTCTGTGAGCGTAAAGAACTGCTGGCAAATGGCTGCTGCAACATTAACGTAGCCAGAACCAAACAGTATAACTGTGAGAGCTGCCTGTCCAATGGATGCTGCAGCGTTTATGAGTACTGTGTATCTTGCTGCCTGCAGCCTAACAAG CAACATGTATTGGAGCGTTTTTTAAAACGAGCTGCAATGGGGTTTCAGAATTTATTCATGGCAGTAGAAGACCACTTTGAGTTATGTTTGGCCAAATGCCGGACATCCTCACAG AGTGTCCAACATGAAAACACTTATAGGAATCCAATTGCCAAGTACTGCTATGGAGAACACCCCCCAGAACTTCTCCCCATGTGA
- the SPRING1 gene encoding SREBP regulating gene protein isoform X1 yields the protein MVNLLSMVWRKILRKRWVLGVVFGLSLIYFLTSTFKQEERTVRDRTLLQIIDHDQNIHWKIQFNLGNSSRISNQCRNSVQGKLLITDDLGYVCERKELLANGCCNINVARTKQYNCESCLSNGCCSVYEYCVSCCLQPNKQHVLERFLKRAAMGFQNLFMAVEDHFELCLAKCRTSSQSVQHENTYRNPIAKYCYGEHPPELLPM from the exons ATGGTCAATTTGTTATCTATGGTGTGGAGGAAGATCCTACGGAAGAGATGGGTGCTAGGTGTTGTTTTTGGCCTCTCTCTGATATATTTTCTCACAAGCACCTTCAAGCAG GAAGAGAGAACAGTGAGAGACAGAACTCTTCTCCAGATAATTGATCATGACCAAAATATTCATTGGAAAATCCAGTTCAATCTTGGAAACAGCAGCAGGATCAGTAATCAGTGTCGTAACTCTGTTCAGGGCAAGCTACTTATTACAGATGATCTAG GTTATGTCTGTGAGCGTAAAGAACTGCTGGCAAATGGCTGCTGCAACATTAACGTAGCCAGAACCAAACAGTATAACTGTGAGAGCTGCCTGTCCAATGGATGCTGCAGCGTTTATGAGTACTGTGTATCTTGCTGCCTGCAGCCTAACAAG CAACATGTATTGGAGCGTTTTTTAAAACGAGCTGCAATGGGGTTTCAGAATTTATTCATGGCAGTAGAAGACCACTTTGAGTTATGTTTGGCCAAATGCCGGACATCCTCACAG AGTGTCCAACATGAAAACACTTATAGGAATCCAATTGCCAAGTACTGCTATGGAGAACACCCCCCAGAACTTCTCCCCATGTGA